The Streptomyces cathayae DNA segment TGTCGGACGACTCGACTGCTGTACTGCTGCTGTTCGCCATGGACGACCCCCTTGTCGCGCTTGCGGCACACCGTGCAGCCGTACAACGGCAAGACGGCCGGAAGTGGTTACGCGCAAGTCCCAGCCGGACCCCGTACAGGACGACGTGTACGGGGCTCGGCACCGAGGGCTTCTGTGGGAACCGGTACCCGGTTGCTGGTCGATCCGGCGCCGGGGCAAGGCATCGATCCCCAGGGCGTTCAGGCCGGGCGACCGGGTCGTAAGGGATCTGGAGGTGGCGTCACGGGTCGGGGACGGTCGTGCTGCCCGGCGGGCGTGAGGTCGAGTGATGGCGCATCGGGTCTCGCCGAGGGCGGCCGGCTGCTCGTGCGGGTGGTGTTCCCCCCATCGTCCGGCGGGCCGGCGGCCTCGACGTGTGCGCTGCCGGGGCACTCGACCACGTCCCGGGGACGACACACCGCCCCAAAGCCGTGAGCACTTCGGCCATATCTGTCCTGATGCCGCTCATCTGAGGGCTTACGTGACACTTTCCCGTCGACTGCTCACGGTTTTCGGCAAGGCACCCGCCTCCGGCCCCCTTTCAGTGGCGGAGGTTCTCCTTCGCGGTGACGGGCTCTTTCGCCTGCGTGCCCGCCGGAGCCTTCTTCGGCCAGATCCAGTACGTCAGGGCGATCAGGCCGTGGATGCCGGTCACCTGCCAGGCGGTGGTGCGCCAGCTCTCCAGGGAGCCCACCCGGCTCGCGTCGCCGACGTACCGGATGGCGAGCTGGAGCAGGACGGTGGCCACGGCGGCCCCCGCCAGCGTGCCCAGCCACACCCTGGCCTCGTGCCGGGCGCGGGCCGTGCCGTAGCGGGGCGGGCCGGCCGGCTTCGGGGCACCGCCGAACCGGTGGGCGGCGTGGCCGTCGAGCCACTTCACGGTGCGGTGGCCGTGGCCCACGGTGTAGCCGATGTAGAGCGCTGCCAGACCGTGCGCCCAGCCCGGCTCGGCACCGTTCTTCAGGTCCAGCGCGGTGGCGACCAGCAGGACGACCTCCAGCAGCGGCTCGCACAGCAGCAGCGCCAGGCCGGTGCGCGGCATCTTCAGCAGGTAGCGGAAGGCCAGTCCGGCGGCCAGCAGCACCCAGAAGCCGATCTCGCATGCGGCGATCAAGGCGACGATCACGGTTCGCTCCTCTCGGTCACCCTTCCAGGCTCCCGTGCGGGGCGGCCCGGGGCGTCGTCGCCACCGATGAACTCGCGGTACATCGAAAGATGCAGTCCAGGACCGTCCGCGGGGATCAGGCGCCGGGTGTGCGCACCGTGTTGGATGGTGCCATGGCCCTGCGACCGTCCCGCCCGCCCCGCTTCGACGTGGGGGTCGCGCTCGCCGGACTCGCCGGCGGGCTGCTGCTGTGGGGCTTCGGGCTGGGCGTCCGGCCGGGCGACGACCCGACCGTGCTCTTCGACGGCCGCGGGCCGCTCCTCGTGCCGCTCGCCGTGATCGCCGGCTGCGAACTGCTGCGCCGCACCGCCCCGCGCACCGCCCTGGCCGTCGGCACGCTGGCGTTGGCCGCGGACGTCATGACGCAGGGCAGCATCGCCACGATCGTGATGTACACGGACCTGATGTACGCCGCCGTCGTGTACGGCACGTCCGCCACCGCCCGCCGTCTGCCGTGGATCACCGGCATGTTCACGATCGCGGCGACGCTGGTTCCCTACGCCGTGTGGCGGGTGCCGGAGGCCCTGCTCCTCGGGCTCGTCGTCGGCGCCGTGACGTTCACGCCCGCCTCGACCGGCCTCATCGTGCGCAACCACCGCGACGCCGCCGAGGCCGCCCGGCTGCGGGCCGAACAGACCGCGCTGCTCGCGGAGATGGACCGCGTCCAGGCTGTGACCGCGGAACGTTCCCGCATGGCCCGCGAGTTGCACGACATGGTCGCCAACCACCTCTCCGCGATCGCCATCCACTCCACGGCCGCCCTCTCCCTGGACGACCCCGGTACCTCCAAGGAGGCACTCGGCGTGATCCGGGAGAACAGCGTGCAGGGACTGTCCGAGATGCGACGGCTCATCGGCATCCTGCGCGACGGGGAGGACGACCGGGAACCGGCGGCGACCCCCACGCTCGACGGCCTCGGCACCCTGGTGGAGGGCGCCCGCGCCAACGGCCTGGACGTCACCCTCGACGCCACGTACAGCGACGTCCCCACACCGGTGGAACTCGCCGCGTACAGGATCGTGCAGGAGTCGCTGACGAACGCGTTGAAGCATGCCGCGCCGGGCAGGGTCACCGTGTGCCTGCGCCGGCCGGCCGACGCCCTCGACATCCGGGTGACCAGTCCCCACGGCGGCCGGGACGCCCCGCGCGCGCCGGGTTCGGGGGCCGGTCTCGTCGGCATGCGGGAGCGGGCCGCCCTGCTGGACGGCACGTTCGAGGCCGGTCCGCAGAACGGTCCGGAGGGCAAGCTGTGGGAGGTGCGCGCCACCCTCCCCGTCACCGACGTCGTGCGAGGAGACACCTGTTGACTTCCTCCCCCTCGTGAACGAGGGGAGTCCTACGGCTCGCGCCGTGGGGGTTTCTGCTTCGTCGCCGACCGCCCGCCCGGAGAACTCCGTTGAGGTCTTACACCGGCTCCACAGACAGACACGGCCAGCCCGGCCGCCAGAAGGTTCTTCGCCGCGTTCACGTCCCGGTCGTGGACCGTGCCGCAGTCGCAGGTCCAGGTGCGGACGTGCAGCGGCATCTTCTTCTGCAAGGTGCCGCAGGCGGAGCACAACCTGGAGGAGGGGAAGAAGCGGTCGACCGCGATCACTTCCCGCCCGTACCAGGCTGCCTTGTACTCCAGCATGGAGCGGAACTCGCTCCAGCCCGCATCCGAGATGGCCCGGGCGAGCGTGTGGTTCTTGACCATGTTGCGCACGGTCAGGTCCTCGATCACAAGCGTTTGGTTCTCACGCACGAGTCGAGTGGTCAGCTTGTGCAGCAGGTCCCGGCGCCGGTCGGCGATCCGGGCGTAGATCTTCGCGACCCTGATCCGGGCCTTGCGCCGGTTGGCTCCGTCCCCTCTGCCCTTCTTCGCCAGAGCCCGCTGGGCCTTGGCAAGCCGGGTACGGTCGCGGCGCTCGTGTCTCGGGTTGGTGATCTTCTCGCCGGTGGACAGGGTCAGCAGGTGGTCCAGGCCCACGTCGATGCCGACCGCCGCATCCGCGGCGGGCAGCGGCTGCACGGTCGGGTCCTCGCACAGCATCGACACGAACCAGCGTCCGGCCGCGTCCTGCGACACGGTCACCGTGGAGGGCGTCGCCCCCTCGGGGAGCGGACGGGACCACACGAGGTCCAGCGGCTCGGTCATCTTCGCCAGCGTCAGCTTCCCCTCGCGGAAGCGGAAACCACTGGTGGTGTACTCGGCGGACTTGCGGGACTTCTTCCGGCTCTTGAAGCGGGGGTACTGGGACCGCTTGCCGAAGAAATGGGTGAACGCGTTCTGCAGGTGCCGCAGCGTCTGCTGCAGCGGCACGGAGGACACGTCGTTGAGGTAGGCGAGTTCCTCGGTCTTCTTCCACGCGGTCAGCATCGCCGAGGTGGCGTTGTAGTTGATCCGCTCCTGCCGCGCCCATGCCTCGGTGCGGGCGGCGAGGGCGAGGTTGTAGACCTTGCGCACGCAGCCGAACGTGCGCGACAGCTCGGCTGCCTGCGCATCGGTCGGATGGAAGCGGTACTTGAACGCCCGCTTCACATACGCCGTGGTCACGCTCACAAACTAGCGCCACCGTGCCTTAAGCCCAAATCCGCGGGTCAGAGCACCGCGATCCGCCCTGACGGCGCATCACAGCCCGTTGCCCTGCTCCGCAGGAACTTCATTTCTCCCCCGCAAGCGGGCGGTACCCCCACCCCCGGCTGAAGCCGGGGGTATCCACGAAGGAGGCCAAATGATCCGCGTCCTGGTCGCCGAGGACCAGTCCGCCGTCCGCGCCGGGCTGGTGCTCATCCTGCGCAGCGCTCCCGACATCGGGGTGGTGGGTGAGGCGGCGGACGGTGAGCAGGCGGTGGCGCTCGCCCGTGAACTGCGCCCGGACGTGGTGCTGATGGACGTGCAGATGCCACGCCTGGACGGGGTGTCGGCCACCCGGCAGGTCGTCGCGGAGGGGCTCGCCGACGTGCTGGTGCTGACCACCTTCGACCTCGACGAGTACGTCTTCGGGGCGCTGCGGGCCGGGGCCTCGGGGTTCCTGCTGAAGAACGCGGAGGCGAAGGACCTCCTCGAGGCCGTGCGCACGGTGGCGCGCGGGGAGGGGATCGTCGCCCCGGCCGTGACCCGGCGGCTGATCGCCGAGTTCGCCGCGAAGCCCGTCCGCGGGTCCACGGCCGATCCGGCGGTGCTGGACTCCCTCACCCGGCGCGAGCGGGAGGTGCTGTCCTGTCTGGGCGAGGGCCTGTCCAACGCCGCCGTCGCGAAGCGCCTCGACATGGCGGAGGCCACGGTGAAGACCCACGTCAGCCGCCTGCTGGGGAAGCTGGGGCTGCGCAGCCGGGTGCAAGCCGCGGTCCTGGCGCAGGAATGGGGGATCTGACCGGAACGAGTGGGTGGTCCAGACCTATTGACCCGTGGTCCAGACCTTTCTATCCTCGCGGCACCGTGGGTGTGAAGGCTCAGTCATACCCACGGCGACATCCCTCACCCCACGAAGGAGGCGCGGTATGCGCTTCAGACACAGAGCCGTGGCAGGGTTCTCCACCCTGCTCCTCCCCCTCTCCGCTCTCGTCGCCCTCGCCACTCCCGCCCAGGCCGCGACCTCGGCGACCGCCACCTACGCCAAGACCCAGGACTGGGGCTCCGGCTTCGAGGGCAAGTGGACGGTGAAGAACACCGGCACCACGACGATCAACTCCTGGACCGTCGAGTGGGACTTCCCCTCCGGTACCAAGGTCACCTCCGCCTGGGACGCCGATGTGACGTCCTCGGGGAACCACTGGACCGCCAAGAACAAGTCCTGGAACGGCACCCTCGCCCCGGGCTCCTCCATCAGCTTCGGCTTCAACGGCAGCGGCTCCGGCTCCCCCACCGGCTGCAAGCTCAACGGCGGCGGCTGCGACGGCACCTCCGTCCCCGGCGACGCGCCACCCTCCGCCCCCGGCACCCCCAGTGCCTCGGGCGTCACCGACACCTCCGTGCGGCTGTCCTGGTCCGCGGCCACCGACGACAAGGGCGTCAAGAACTACGACGTGCTGCGCGACGGCGCCAGGGTCGCCACCGTGACCGGCACCTCGTACACGGACACCGGTCTGGCCAAGGGCACCGACTACTCGTACACCGTCCAGGCCCGTGACACCGCCGACCAGACCGGTCCGGTCAGCGGCGCGGTGCGGGTCCGCACCACCGGCAACACCGAGGAACCGCCGCCCACCGGCGGCAAGATCAACCTCGGCTACTTCACCGAGTGGGGCGTCTACGGCCGCAACTACCACGTCAAGGACCTGGTGACGTCCGGCTCCGCCGCCAAGATCACGCACATCAACTACGCGTTCGGCAACGTCGTGGGCGGCCAGTGCAAGCTCGACGACGCCTACGCCGCCACCGACAAGGCCTACACCGCCGACCAGTCCGTCAGCGGCACCGCCGACGCCTGGGACCAGCCGCTGCGCGGCAACTTCAACCAGCTGCGCCAGCTCAAGGCCAAGTACCCGCACATCAAGGTGCTGTACTCGTTCGGCGGCTGGACCTACTCCGGCGGCTTCGGCCAGGCCGCGCAGAACCCGGCCGCGTTCGCCAAGTCCTGCAAGGGCGTCGTGGAGGACCCGCGCTGGGCCGATGTCTTCGACGGCATCGACATCGACTGGGAGTACCCGAACGCCTGCGGCCTCACCTGCGACACCAGTGGTC contains these protein-coding regions:
- a CDS encoding sensor histidine kinase, with amino-acid sequence MALRPSRPPRFDVGVALAGLAGGLLLWGFGLGVRPGDDPTVLFDGRGPLLVPLAVIAGCELLRRTAPRTALAVGTLALAADVMTQGSIATIVMYTDLMYAAVVYGTSATARRLPWITGMFTIAATLVPYAVWRVPEALLLGLVVGAVTFTPASTGLIVRNHRDAAEAARLRAEQTALLAEMDRVQAVTAERSRMARELHDMVANHLSAIAIHSTAALSLDDPGTSKEALGVIRENSVQGLSEMRRLIGILRDGEDDREPAATPTLDGLGTLVEGARANGLDVTLDATYSDVPTPVELAAYRIVQESLTNALKHAAPGRVTVCLRRPADALDIRVTSPHGGRDAPRAPGSGAGLVGMRERAALLDGTFEAGPQNGPEGKLWEVRATLPVTDVVRGDTC
- a CDS encoding RNA-guided endonuclease InsQ/TnpB family protein; the protein is MSVTTAYVKRAFKYRFHPTDAQAAELSRTFGCVRKVYNLALAARTEAWARQERINYNATSAMLTAWKKTEELAYLNDVSSVPLQQTLRHLQNAFTHFFGKRSQYPRFKSRKKSRKSAEYTTSGFRFREGKLTLAKMTEPLDLVWSRPLPEGATPSTVTVSQDAAGRWFVSMLCEDPTVQPLPAADAAVGIDVGLDHLLTLSTGEKITNPRHERRDRTRLAKAQRALAKKGRGDGANRRKARIRVAKIYARIADRRRDLLHKLTTRLVRENQTLVIEDLTVRNMVKNHTLARAISDAGWSEFRSMLEYKAAWYGREVIAVDRFFPSSRLCSACGTLQKKMPLHVRTWTCDCGTVHDRDVNAAKNLLAAGLAVSVCGAGVRPQRSSPGGRSATKQKPPRREP
- a CDS encoding response regulator transcription factor, whose protein sequence is MIRVLVAEDQSAVRAGLVLILRSAPDIGVVGEAADGEQAVALARELRPDVVLMDVQMPRLDGVSATRQVVAEGLADVLVLTTFDLDEYVFGALRAGASGFLLKNAEAKDLLEAVRTVARGEGIVAPAVTRRLIAEFAAKPVRGSTADPAVLDSLTRREREVLSCLGEGLSNAAVAKRLDMAEATVKTHVSRLLGKLGLRSRVQAAVLAQEWGI
- a CDS encoding glycoside hydrolase family 18 chitinase, which gives rise to MRFRHRAVAGFSTLLLPLSALVALATPAQAATSATATYAKTQDWGSGFEGKWTVKNTGTTTINSWTVEWDFPSGTKVTSAWDADVTSSGNHWTAKNKSWNGTLAPGSSISFGFNGSGSGSPTGCKLNGGGCDGTSVPGDAPPSAPGTPSASGVTDTSVRLSWSAATDDKGVKNYDVLRDGARVATVTGTSYTDTGLAKGTDYSYTVQARDTADQTGPVSGAVRVRTTGNTEEPPPTGGKINLGYFTEWGVYGRNYHVKDLVTSGSAAKITHINYAFGNVVGGQCKLDDAYAATDKAYTADQSVSGTADAWDQPLRGNFNQLRQLKAKYPHIKVLYSFGGWTYSGGFGQAAQNPAAFAKSCKGVVEDPRWADVFDGIDIDWEYPNACGLTCDTSGPAAFKNLSQALRAEFGKDYLVTAAITADGSNGGKIDAADYGGAAQYLDWYNVMTYDYFGAFDKDGPTAPHSPLTAYNGIPQDGFNSAAAIAKLKAKGVPAGKLLLGIGFYGRGWTGVTQAAPGGTATGPAPGTYEAGIEDYKILKNSCPATGTIAGTAYAHCGNNWWSYDTPTTINSKMAWAKGQGLGGAFFWEFSGDTTNGELVGAIHNGLK